The genomic window tcaatttaatcctcttatattcaatcgggctcgcgaattcctatttgctgattgtagattgaatcaagagatagagatataaaactctttgatatactttttatagatgaagtctaactgtctagttgattctcttgaaagtatactggagtttgtctattcagattaccaaacgaaatattgggtgtggttgttagaccccgtctTTTTCACAAAGGCTTAGATAACAAAATATCCATGAGGTAAAATACTAAAAAGCGAGTAGATTGTCATTCACTTGATTCCTCCCCCGAAGACTCTTGCAAAAACGAATCCAAATCGTCCTCTTGGACCTGTTCAACAACTTATTCTACAACTCTAGTATTTTTACCTCCTTTTCCCTTGCCAGCTTGAGTTGGAgtctttttacctccaccacgtACGCCTCGAGCACTTGTTCCACCTCGAGCAGCAGTTGTTCCAGCACGGCCTCCTTTTTCACCTCGACCACCTTTTCCTTGCTTTGATGGAGCTTGCTCACGTGAGGGATTATCCGAGTCGTCGCTAGAAGAAGGAGACCTAGCCCTCTTACTTCTCCTTGATCGGTCATCTTCATAAGCATATAAACCCCCATTCTCAGGGATTATTATGCCTTGAACTCGATTCCGAAGTAATCTTTTTTCAGGGACGGTTAACTTCTCTCCGAATCAATCATATGGCTCATGTCCTTGACCACCCAATTAACTCGTTCAACCTATTTTTTAATATCAAATACACTTACTATAATTATTCATAgctaatcaacaaaaaaaaaacatttctaaacataattagtagtatacgtaccaccatcttctcccattcatttttttcatttttatcttcCGCTGATTTTGAACTCTCTTCTGCTGATTTATCTCCCTGGATCCATATTTTCCACATAAGGATGAGCCCACTCTTGATACCATCCTATGTAATTAGCATCCTCTTCAGAAGTCCCATGAGCAGCTTGAAGCCCTCTTCTACTCATTTGGTTTTCTTGTTGGGAACGAGCATTCCAATCATCGATCGACGGTGTCGTTGCATAGTTCAATTTGACATCTTTGTACTTAAACACGGAGTTGGCTACGCTTAGTGGAAAACTAGATTCTTGAGGTACAATTTTCTGGACAATACCAATTTGGCGGAGCGTTCTACGAGGATCCAAAATGACGAACCCAGTTGAGTGAAACAATGGTCCCGTACAGGCCGCCACATTAGAAAATACTATATCACCAATTTTCTCATCTACATCCTCATCAagtttcaaatatggatcaaagTCCACATCATCAATTGTCAAACATCCAATGTTCTCCTCATTTCGACCATTTCATTCTCCTTATCCTTATGTTGGGTCCCGTTAAAGTGGTATTTTCCTCCTGTAGGTTTCTATAGAGGACATTTTGTATCCATAGTAGGCCCCAAGGATTTAAAATGGTCGTAAACCCATGACTTCtgaacaaaaattaatcaattatacatacaaaccaatatataaaagtaaagtaaaccaatattttttatattaccACAAAAATATACCTGGATAAGAGCAACACATCCCGTAATTTGTGTTATGTTTCACCTAGAAGCTTTGCAAAGACTCTCCATCACACTAGCAAGGAGGGCGGTGCCCCACGAGTACCTAGGAACCTCGTTTGTTTTCGGATCGAGACTGAGAGTCTTCAACCACTGCAAATAACAATcatttaccttatttcctgagaaatcgggAAAAAATATGGTCCCAAGAGCGTGCAACAAGTAAGCTATAGCAGTATGTCTAGCTCTTTCTGCGTCCATCACGATCTCTCCATTTTTGGTCTTACGGGGCAGAATCCTCAAAGTGCTCCTTCAGACGAACAAGGTTAATCTTCCTTGACATATTAACTGTTTCACGACGTTCACCTGATTGTTTAAATTCCCTTTTAGCTCTGGGCGCGGCTCCATAACCaatctcaaactcttcttccgctTGATCTTTGCTCCATCCAAGACAGTGTTTAGCCAAGACATAAAGCTCATCATAAAGTAGAGAATTGTTGAAAACCTCATACACAGCCTTTCCTTCCAAAGCAACACCGGTGATTTCCTTTGCATCATCCAAAGTCATAGTCATCTCGCCGAATCGGAGTAGAAAAGTCATGGTTTCGGGCCAgaatatttctctaaaattacaAACTGGCACAACATCATACGACTTCTGCAGCGCCTCGATTCCAAACCATAACCCCGAAGCTTTTACCAAAGATACCACATCATCATGCTCACCCTCCAACGCCCAAAACTTTGGTTAGTTTAGGAACCGCTTTATTGGGAAactacaaataatataaaattatggttattacaattaaatatccataataaaatgaaaataacatatattaaatttgatttattacctttgttGCACAGATTCTAGCAGCCCATGATGACTGGTAACTAATCAAGACAGAACGATCTCTTGGCGCACCTCAAGGTCTCCCATTCTTCTTGAGAGGTAAAAACACCATAGCATCAATGATTTCTCTTGCACTATCCTTTGGTGGATACTTATTTTTTCCATCCTTCTTGTCCTCCTCAACCACTAATTTACCTTTATCAAGAGTAGCACCACTAGAAGTGCCAACTTCAGTAACAACTCtaccttcatttcctccagcaACAACAACTCCACCTTCATTACCTCAAAAAATaactccaccttcatttcctcctgTAACAGCAAGACCTTCATTTCCTAAAGCAACTTCACCTTTATTTCCTACAACAACctcaccttcatttcctccagtaacaactccaccttcatttcctccagaAACAACTCCACCTCCATTTCCTCCAGCAACATCACCTTTATTTCCTCCAGTAACAACAAGACCTTCATTTCCTCCAGAAACTCCACCTTGATTTCCTCCACTAACATCAAGTACACCTTCACTTACTCCACCAACTCCAAGTTCActtgtattccttgtgtttgcacccaatggttttCTGTAACGAGGTTGCGGAGTGGGCTCACTAGAAGGTGTTACTTATATTGATCTTTTCTTCCTCTTTGGTGGATACATTTACACGGCTGGGAAACCAATAGATCCCAACCGTGAGACATATTTACGGCCGGGAAatcaagaactcccagccgtaaacactttctgaaactgttttttcagacctaaaatcTTCGAAACAAACTGAAAGATCGATAAAACGCTTAAATAAAGAGTGGGTATTTCAATTCATACCTTATTGTTGTCATCTCAGGAGTCTGGGAGGGCTGGTGCATCTCCTTCACTCAATGcctcttcatcttcaatttctaCTTCATTTGTTGAAGTTGGTTTCTTTGCTTCAAGAGGAGGTTGATTCCACGAAGAATGACCTAATTTTTCCTTTGCTTTCATGCTTTTATACAATTAGTATTAATCGacgacgattttttttttaaatcaacaaTTAATTGTTgataaatgaagaagaagaaagaagaagaagaagaagaagaagaagagaggtaGAGAAGAAGAGGGGGAAGTGAATGAATGGGGGGAgagttttttatttttgcagttttaatgatttttcaaaaaaagatTTCATTAaatgatttttcagttttttttttttggattagatTAATTAGTTAATGGAATGGTAAAAGTGTCATAAGTGAGAATGATTGAGGGTGTTTTTGAACTTTTACATAAATCTGATCTCCCCCTATCCACTTAGTCTCCACTTAGTCTTTTAACCCCCAAAATCCCACCCCCTTAAAGCCCGAATAATAGAGTTCTAAAGAAAATGTCGACTTTGCGACCGGGTGTTTGATTTTACATGACCCTAAATTTACTACAATACCCCGGTATTAAATCAAAGTTCACACCAGAAGCATCAAGGACCTTCACgacattttctttgttttttttccttatatTCCCAGTATCAGATCGGCGAACTTATCTcacagagaaaggaaaatccttAACATCACCCACCGAAATTTAGAGCATAATTCTCAGGGTATGATTAGATctctctttgatttcttctctttttgtgGGATTTTTTCAgtgatttcttctttttcttttactttatCTCTTTGTCTCCGTATGTGTCCTGATTTGAAATCGATTTCAAAATCGAAGGTTTGAATCTGATAGTTTCCGGTGATGGAAATTTTAATACCAAAATTGAGAGATAATGACAATATTCTACCTATAATTTTTCTCTTTTGTGAAATTTCTTTGTTTGTGCAAATGCCTAAGAGTTTAATTTCAATGTCTACTTATCTCCTGCAACATCAATTGAACCCACAGATGCCATAGAATTGTATTTACTCTATATATTTCAAGGAAAGTGAATCCATGGGGGAAGAATATCAGCAGCGTTGTTGCACACAAAATAGCATCAACGGCAAAATTATGCAGGCCGACGAGTTTCCTTTTTAAGGTTAGTGATAACCTAATTCATTTAGTATTTTCAGTTCTTTATTGGGCATAACATGCTTAAATGATTGTTTTCAGTATTTATTTTGTTAGTTTCACTGTTATtagatacaaaaatgaaatgggaTTGCTTTGATGTGTATTTGTCTGTTCGAAAATTATTTGTGGCAACCGAATTCTGTGCACCCAACATGATGTGGCATCCACATGAGCATTCAACTCCAAGTTACACGTTTCTTTTCTtaaatttttccttcatctcttcTCCATCATACAACCATATATCGGGAAGAACTGATGGAAAAAAATGGGAAAAAATCATCACACAATCCagttttcaaaaaagaaaaaattccatgAAACAAACCCAAGAGCATGATTAAGTTTTATGAGTAAGTAAGAGAAAAATGATCAAGATTATTTCTTCAAATACTGGCTCAAGCTTATACCAAATAAAAAATTATGGGTTTTGATAATGGATGGGTTTAGGAGTAATCGGTAAACTTTTTGCGACCCGAGTGACAAAAAATTGGGTTTGATCTAATTAATACTTAGATTTGCATATTGCAAATGATTTTTTGATGAGATAGTAATATTTGATACGGGTATTGCATTTGATAAGTAAGGGTTCAAGCAGGACGATTTTTTATGATTATTGTTATTTGAGATGTTAAGCCATTAAAATACAGTGAGTTTTTGTTCTTTTAAGAAAAAATTCATCCCAGTGTTTATCTCATCTGTTAAGTTCTATGGATATGGTATtctctaggggtgtaaattcgggcaggccaggccgcccggcccaaaaactaagacagtcCGGTCAGGCCAGGCTTAACATTTGTGAGCCTGTAAACAAATTCAGATCGGGTAGGCCGGGTAAAAGTAGATAATTTACTACCCAAAGACCGTCCAAAGCCCGTTTTTATAcaggcaggccagatcgggccggacagaccactattttgaatttctttttcttttattttaaatttaaattttcaaatgaatggtattaaatgtatttatttttaatacaatatcctttcctttctaacattgcataccgtaaatgatagtattattttatatttaaattacaatgacaaacttttaattttagcctataattaatgtttttaaaaggctaattataagtaaaaacaactatatattttatttttcttgacagaaaattgacaattataaaatggtaacttctaagtctttttaagaggatattaaatgattaatggcacatagaaggctttcagtcgggcaccaggccgggcatcataattaatagCAAAGCTCGAGACCGccgaataaattaatccaggccaggccgggtggcccatgacgggccataacaagctttgggctacttcgggtacatgcGGGGTCAGGCgggtacaggcaggccgagtattttcgggtattatttacacccctagcaTCCTCTTTGATAAAAATCAGGCGAGATCAGATCGGCCCTTcacagaaaaaataaataaataaataatagagGAATGAGAGAAATCATGGTTGTGTGGATGCCACCTAATGTTGGGTGCATTGGGTGCACTGGACTCGGGCGCCACAAATCATGGTTGCTGTCTGTTTTACCTCCAAGGTGTGCCAATTGTGTGCAATGTAGTTGGGATTGATTGGATATGTGTGGTTCCACACATAGAAAGTTGGGGGTGATGACTTAGAACACTTATGGATATCTTGCATTTCTGATTACATTATTGTATGTTAACCCATTATAGGTGGATTTAGAAATATAGCATTCTTATGTAATCCATAAGTTGTTAGAGCTGAAGCAATTACCCCAAATTAGTAGTTGAAAATGTAATTGGATCCAACAGTTTAAAAGCTAATAATATATGTCCTGATATAAGCTTAGGGACATCATAGTGGTGATCTCCCTAAATAACTACCTATTAAAAGCAATTAGTAGCTTGGAACCTCACTATTAACTGAAAACTATGCAGACAGTTCAGAAACCTAAAACTTGGTATTAGAAGAAGGCTTAATTGGATCTTATCGGTCAATTTAACCATATGCAGGTCGTGAGAGGTACCTGATGTTGAGTGCTACAATTCCACATGTTGTTGATAGATTTATTTAGTGGAGTATAGATAACTCTCTCAAGCTTCAAGTTTGAAGATCTCCTTTGTAGGAGAAATCGGATAAAACATCCACTTTGTGAGTTTATACTAGAATTTTAACGTGGATGTGGTCCATTTTTCTCGGATGTTTAAGTATTCTTTGGCATGTATCTTCTTCATATCTGTGTCTTTGATTGTCTAATTACAGATTTCACTGCATATTATTTCTCTTTAGGATCAGTCTTTTTGATTGAAAACTCTATATGTTCAATACATCAACATATATTataaattcttcttttttttcctcgcATCGTTAGGGGCGActctgaaagaattaggggcgacacaaaaagacaaaaaaggtcacccaaacctaaaGTCAGGCCATCCCTTTCTGCGATTTTTCAAAATGGCGAATATGCCCTCAACAATCGGTAGTTTATTTGGTCTGCCTCGTTTTTTTATTTAGGAACCCCATAATCGGTATCCATATATATAATCGGTATTGTTGATGACAATAATCGATAGCTAATTTTGTAATCGGTTATGTAAGTGTACATAAACGGTAATTAGATCTATACTCGGTAGATTATGTGTATAAACTTGGTTTTAGGAAACTTTTTTTCATTATTTGGTgggagatagaagaagaagaagtgagatTTACCGTGTTTCTTAAAatcaacaaaaaacatggatgggttagaagaagaaggtgaagaacataACATTGAAGCTTCACTACCGTTTAAGGATGACGATTTGggatatatgttgaatgatccaaacttttgtggagaggaaatcCTAGGCgacgctttcatggaagaaagCGTAGAATCACCCGTGatcgaagctaacgatgcatctaactcacaggtattgtgttaagaaactcataaCCCACTTCGCATGCGTTTGTTGCATTTTTACATGAGAAAGTTCGAtttttgcatgcattgaatgccataactacccagaatcggtagataatatgCTTATATATCTACCGATTGCTTATATATCATAAATCGGTAGAATAGGGTACTTAGATTGCTATCGATTTTGAAAATCCCCCaaactgaaaatttcaatttttgttaATCGGTAGTTTGGCAAATTTACATAACCTCCGATTGACAAAGTCGGCCCAAAtacgatttttttttcaaaaacttcaATTATTGGTTTCTTTCATATTTCACAATCGATAGAATCTTAAAAATTTTAAACCTTCGATTATGGATGTCGCCCCAAAATCAGATTCCtccaaaattgaaaattttggaaTTCTTCAGAtcttataatcggtagttaataaGCGTTTTTTCTACCGATTTCTTCCAAATCGGGCGTATGATAAATACAAAAGCTACCGATTATTAGAGTTTATTCATACAGTAGTCATTGATTTTTCAAAGTATTTAATCGGAAGGATATTTTCTGTTTTTATTCACCGATTATAGAACAATCGGTAGGAAATTGCTATCACGTGCGTCCGATTATGATGGACtaacttgttgttgttgtttgtagGCTATTGCAGCGGTGGATGATGAATTTTATTTGAGGCCTGATACTTCTCaccactatgcaaacgatttggtatactcatgactactcttttcttttcttcaaatGATATATGTTAAATGCTCATGCCTATGACGTTTGTTGTGTTATATGCGCATATAGTCATTTGGAAGTAAGGAGGAGACAAAAGAATGGCTTATCAACAAGGCTAAGGAGaagatgtgcgtggtagttcagaaTCGTGGTGTGAAGGATATTCGGTTTGAAATGATATGTGAGCGAGGTGGGGAGAAAAAGAGTCACAAGGGAAAGAACAATAAATATGTAAGGAAAACGGAGAGGAAGAAATACCAAACCCATACAAAGAAGATTGGATGCCCATTTAatattgtcttctataagcccgatggtagggATGGTAAAGAGTGTAAAATGTCTAAAGTTGCTAATGGTTGTCACAACCACGATGATCCGGATACTCTTGTTGGACAtataatggttgccaagttaaaaccacatgaaATGGATATGGTGaagtctatgcggatccaaaaagcgagtgtcATATTAAGTAAGATacaggcggacgaccccgacaacctTTCTTTTTTGTCTACGATCAAGGCGGCCTTAGATAAGATCAAAAGGAaagaatgggatggtagaacggttatgcaacaatcggagtggttagcggagttacatgaCTACACGTTGCGAAAGGAATAAAAGGATGGTAAAGTGgtacgtattttcttggcacatcctttGATGATCCAATTGgtacaatgctttcatcaaattttgttgatagatgcaccttataagacaaacaagtataacatgccgttgttgaacattgcttgccacacttcggacaaaaacacgtttacgattgcatggggtttaatggatcacgagaacgaagttagttttatttggatgttggagacattGAGGTCAATTTATAACGACGAcgattttccaagggttattgtaacggataacaaTCAAGCTCTAATGAATGCAATagaggtagtgtttccggaagcccagaACTTGCAATGTACATGACACATTCAATGTAACCTCCTATCCAATTGCAAGCCCCATATCCAATATAAgaaaccaaggaagggtaccaagaggtcgacGGAAGAGAATGAACGTCTTAgcaaattaaccgtggaagagcggcaagaagagaagaggctatttgaagaaaagtagAAGGAGAAAGGAATAAAGTGGAAATTATttatgaaagcatgggacaagatGGTTTGGTCGATAACCGAGGAAATTTATGAGGTTAATTTGAAGAAATTCGAGGATGAATGGGGCACTGACTATCCAAAATGTGTGGCTTATTATAAAAAACAATGGTTGGCACCgcataaggagaggtttgtgtatgcATGGATATATGAATATCTTaatttcaagaacgaggcgacaagcattgcggaggggtctcatggacGATTAAACAAGATATTACtcggtagtcaaaatggagttgtgtcgatccaagaagcaatccatgaatacaCCAATCGAGATCTCACGAAAATTAGGGGTTGCATGCAATTTAGTATACATAAATACCCTTTAGAGCATATAAAGGAAAAAATGCTTCTAAGGGGAATTGTTCAAAAAGTTTCAAAATGGGCAATAGAtcacatgatgaaacaattgaagcttTATAGAGATtacgatgacgagaatacggtttgtgtttgcaaggatatgataggtattggactggCGTGTCGTCATATGTttggtaggtatgttgaagtgattgacattaATGACattcatccattttggaaacaattaaATTTCACTACAAGCACCGCGGTGGTTGAAGTTCCATCgttcttggagtcggaattgtgtgcacgaatagccgagcgttacacTACATCAAATGGACCCAAAAAGCAAATTTTGATGCACCATTTGGAGGAAACCCTTCGCcattgtttaagggaggttgatgaaccttgTAAGCAAAAGGCGGCGGGTAGGCCggacaccgaagtgtcgaggaccatcgaaagaaaagagttgaaggaacatttatcaaaaacaagagattgGTCTAGGTACGAGCATGTGCAAGCCGAACTTGAAggtgagccggaacctaagaaaagaggtgtgccggaacctaagaaaagatgTCGTCCAATAAAAGATAAAGGTGGACCAACCGCTCGAAACTTGAAACAAAAGGTCTCTACGGAGCCATCTCAAGTAAGTCAAGCCGAGGTGGTGGAAGAAGAAGTGTTCGTGGAGTCTCAAACTAGCTTAGGATTTTTTGATCAAATGAGCgactcgcaacaaacccaaccaatggagaTGGTGACTATAAAAGAGAAGTATGGTACTATTCTTTGTCCAAGGGATCTCCATGTAAGACCAATTCGATCAACGTATACGATTATAGAAGAGTACTTGCAATAACTCCCTCCAATCAttgttccatttgttttgtccaccgacgaggttgatggggatggcaaTTGTGAGTTTCACGTCGCTACGGAAAAAATTGGTTACTTTGACGAGGCGAATATCCAAAAtttcacccaatgccaatatttaagaaataagatgatcGTGCAACTAATGAAGGACAAGGATTTCTATATGAAGATGATGAGGGACGGAGATAGACACGACAAAGAAAAAGAGTGCAAAGACTTATGTACGCG from Papaver somniferum cultivar HN1 unplaced genomic scaffold, ASM357369v1 unplaced-scaffold_19, whole genome shotgun sequence includes these protein-coding regions:
- the LOC113338862 gene encoding uncharacterized protein LOC113338862 isoform X1, which translates into the protein MKAWDKMVWSITEEIYEVNLKKFEDEWGTDYPKCVAYYKKQWLAPHKERFVYAWIYEYLNFKNEATSIAEGSHGRLNKILLGSQNGVVSIQEAIHEYTNRDLTKIRGCMQFSIHKYPLEHIKEKMLLRGIVQKVSKWAIDHMMKQLKLYRDYDDENTVCVCKDMIGIGLACRHMFGRYVEVIDINDIHPFWKQLNFTTSTAVVEVPSFLESELCARIAERYTTSNGPKKQILMHHLEETLRHCLREVDEPCKQKAAGRPDTEVSRTIERKELKEHLSKTRDWSRYEHVQAELEGEPEPKKRGVPEPKKRCRPIKDKGGPTARNLKQKVSTEPSQVSQAEVVEEEVFVESQTSLGFFDQMSDSQQTQPMEMVTIKEKYGTILCPRDLHVRPIRSTYTIIEEYLQ
- the LOC113338862 gene encoding uncharacterized protein LOC113338862 isoform X2; translated protein: MDGLEEEGEEHNIEASLPFKDDDLGYMLNDPNFCGEEILGDAFMEESVESPVIEANDASNSQAIAAVDDEFYLRPDTSHHYANDLSFGSKEETKEWLINKAKEKMCVVVQNRGVKDIRFEMICERGGEKKSHKGKNNKYVRKTERKKYQTHTKKIGCPFNIVFYKPDGRDGKECKMSKVANGCHNHDDPDTLVGHIMVAKLKPHEMDMVKSMRIQKASVILSKIQADDPDNLSFLSTIKAALDKIKRKEWDGRTVMQQSEWLAELHDYTLRKE